Proteins from a genomic interval of Trifolium pratense cultivar HEN17-A07 linkage group LG6, ARS_RC_1.1, whole genome shotgun sequence:
- the LOC123889284 gene encoding U-box domain-containing protein 33-like isoform X2 → MAIQRNGSVSSVREVGGEIEEEPNTGVVNEAIYVAVSKDVKESKLNLIWAIQNSGGKKICILYVHVPATMIPLMGAKFPASSLKDQEVQAFREIERQNMHKTLDEYLRICQRMGIQVRAEKLHIEMDNIEKGIIELISQYGIRKLIMGAASDKNYSRRMMDLRSRKAIYVCEQAPASCHIQFICKGHLIHTRDRSLDERNVEIASPLTPQVPNSVRSLRSQSITLGQNHRTDSSSSIQELFRRARSANDVQRASISSPNDTEGFSTPSNRRGTEVSSDDSDTISRTSPSGLSTFSDSAVEPAVTPNLVAESSMNALDLTFSRLDIKEDLHRISPPSVLDGGVNDTLYDQLEQAMSEANNATRHAYQETFRRGKAEKDAIEAIRRAKVSESLYTEELNQRKMVEEELEKEKEEVESVMRQRDKVNEELQLALDLKSSLESQLASSEVMIQELEQKIISAVELLQSYKNERDELQMQRDNALREAEDLRKKQGEGSSSYVAQLFSEFSFSEIEEATSNFNPSLKIGEGGYGNIFKGLLRHTEVAIKVLHANSMQGPLEFQQEVDVLSKLRHPNLITLIGACPESWSLVYEYLPNGSLEDRLACKDNTPPLSWQTRIRIAAELCSALIFLHSSKPHSIVHGDLKPSNIILDANLVSKLSDFGICRILSNYENSSNNNTLFWKTDPKGTFVYMDPEFLASGELTPKSDVYSFGIILLRLLTGRPALGITKEVKYAVDTGKLTSLLDPLAGDWPFVQAEQLAHLALRCCEMNRKSRPDLHSDVWRILDAMRASSGGTNSFGLSSEGPHQPPSYFICPIFQEVMRDPHVAADGFTYEAEAIRGWLDSGHDTSPMTNSTLSHQNLVPNRGLRSAIQDWLQSH, encoded by the exons ATGGCAATACAAAGAAACGGTTCTGTGAGTTCGGTTCGCGAAGTCGGGGGAGAAATTGAAGAGGAACCCAATACAGGTGTGGTTAATGAGGCAATCTATGTTGCTGTGTCAAAGGATGTAAAAGAGAGTAAATTGAATTTGATATGGGCAATACAGAATTCTGGAGGAAAGAAGATCTGTATCCTTTATGTTCATGTACCTGCAACAATGATCCCTTTGA tGGGTGCTAAATTTCCTGCAAGTTCATTGAAAGATCAGGAAGTCCAAGCTTTCCGGGAAATTGAAAGGCAAAACATGCATAAGACTCTGGATGAATATCTTCGTATCTGTCAGCGGATGGGG ATACAGGTGCGAGCAGAAAAACTGCATATTGAAATGGATAACATTGAAAAAGGAATTATAGAACTTATCTCCCAGTATGGTATCCGGAAGCTTATTATGGGAGCAGCATCTGATAAGAATTATTCTAG GAGAATGATGGACCTCAGATCTAGGAAAGCCATCTATGTATGCGAACAAGCTCCAGCTTCTTGCCATATACAGTTTATCTGCAAAGGCCACCTTATACACACAAG GGATCGTAGTTTAGATGAACGAAACGTAGAGATTGCATCTCCTTTGACACCACAAGTGCCAAACTCTGTGAGATCTTTGAGATCTCAATCTATTACATTGGGGCAGAATCACAGGACAGATTCAAGTAGTTCTATTCAAGAGTTATTTCGCAGAGCGAGGTCTGCCAATGATGTACAGAGAGCAAGCATATCTTCTCCAAATGACACTGAAGGGTTTTCAACTCCTTCTAACAGGCGAGGTACAGAAGTAAGTTCTGATGACTCCGATACGATTTCAAGGACGAGTCCTTCAGGTTTGTCGACATTCTCTGATAGTGCAGTTGAACCAGCAGTGACCCCAAATTTGGTCGCCGAGAGCAGTATGAATGCATTAGACTTGACTTTTAGTCGGCTGGATATAAAGGAGGATCTCCATCGTATATCGCCTCCAAGTGTCCTG GATGGTGGAGTAAACGATACGCTCTATGACCAACTTGAACAGGCTATGTCTGAGGCTAATAATGCTACTCGACATGCATATCAAGAAACTTTCAGACGCGGGAAAGCTGAAAAAGATGCCATTGAAGCTATACGCCGG GCTAAAGTTTCCGAAAGCTTATATACAGAGGAGTTGAATCAGAGGAAAATGGTGGAGGAAGAActagaaaaggaaaaagaagaagTTGAGAGTGTGATGAGGCAGAGAGACAAAGTTAATGAAGAACTCCAACTTGCCCTGGATCTGAAGTCATCACTAGAGAGTCAACTTGCATCGTCTGAAGTTATGATACAGGAGTTGGAACAGAAGATTATATCGGCTGTGGAACTGTTACAAAGCTACAAGAATGAACGAGATGAGTTGCAGATGCAACGCGATAATGCATTGAGAGAGGCTGAAGATCTGAGGAAAAAACAAGGCGAGGGCTCGAGCTCCTACGTTGCTCAATTGTTCTCAGAATTCTCTTTTTCAGAAATTGAAGAAGCAACAAGTAACTTCAATCCATCCCTAAAGATCGGAGAAGGTGGATATGGAAATATATTTAAAGGTCTCCTCCGTCACACCGAAGTTGCTATAAAAGTGTTGCACGCCAACAGCATGCAAGGACCATTGGAGTTTCAGCAGGAG GTGGATGTATTGAGTAAGCTAAGGCATCCCAATCTGATCACTCTTATAGGAGCCTGTCCAGAATCTTGGTCTCTTGTCTATGAGTATTTACCAAATGGAAGTCTTGAAGACCGTCTTGCCTGCAAGGATAACACACCTCCATTATCATGGCAAACGCGGATTCGTATTGCTGCAGAACTCTGCTCCGCTCTTATCTTTCTTCATTCGAGTAAACCTCACAGCATAGTACATGGTGACTTGAAACCCTCCAATATCATCCTAGATGCAAACCTTGTCAGTAAGCTTAGCGACTTTGGAATCTGTCGCATATTATCAAATTACGAGAATTCTAGTAATAATAACACACTGTTTTGGAAAACCGATCCAAAAGGGACTTTTGTCTATATGGATCCGGAATTCCTTGCTTCCGGTGAACTCACTCCAAAGTCAGACGTTTATTCATTTGGAATCATATTGTTGAGATTGTTGACCGGGAGACCAGCTTTGGGAATAACTAAGGAAGTGAAATATGCCGTAGATACCGGAAAGTTGACATCTTTATTGGATCCTTTGGCTGGAGACTGGCCATTTGTGCAGGCTGAGCAGTTGGCTCACTTGGCTTTGCGGTGTTGTGAGATGAATAGGAAGAGTCGTCCGGACCTTCATTCAGATGTCTGGAGGATATTGGATGCAATGAGGGCTTCTTCTGGAGGCACAAACTCCTTTGGTCTAAGTTCTGAAGGGCCTCACCAACCTCCTTCATATTTTATCTGTCCAATCTTCCAG GAAGTCATGCGAGATCCACATGTAGCTGCAGATGGTTTTACTTACGAAGCGGAGGCTATCCGAGGATGGCTCGACAGTGGTCATGACACTTCACCGATGACAAATAGTACGCTTTCACATCAGAATCTTGTCCCCAACCGCGGTCTTCGCTCCGCGATCCAGGATTGGCTTCAAAGCCACTGA
- the LOC123889284 gene encoding U-box domain-containing protein 33-like isoform X4 has product MAIQRNGSVSSVREVGGEIEEEPNTGVVNEAIYVAVSKDVKESKLNLIWAIQNSGGKKICILYVHVPATMIPLMGAKFPASSLKDQEVQAFREIERQNMHKTLDEYLRICQRMGVRAEKLHIEMDNIEKGIIELISQYGIRKLIMGAASDKNYSRRMMDLRSRKAIYVCEQAPASCHIQFICKGHLIHTRDRSLDERNVEIASPLTPQVPNSVRSLRSQSITLGQNHRTDSSSSIQELFRRARSANDVQRASISSPNDTEGFSTPSNRRGTEVSSDDSDTISRTSPSGLSTFSDSAVEPAVTPNLVAESSMNALDLTFSRLDIKEDLHRISPPSVLDGGVNDTLYDQLEQAMSEANNATRHAYQETFRRGKAEKDAIEAIRRAKVSESLYTEELNQRKMVEEELEKEKEEVESVMRQRDKVNEELQLALDLKSSLESQLASSEVMIQELEQKIISAVELLQSYKNERDELQMQRDNALREAEDLRKKQGEGSSSYVAQLFSEFSFSEIEEATSNFNPSLKIGEGGYGNIFKGLLRHTEVAIKVLHANSMQGPLEFQQEVDVLSKLRHPNLITLIGACPESWSLVYEYLPNGSLEDRLACKDNTPPLSWQTRIRIAAELCSALIFLHSSKPHSIVHGDLKPSNIILDANLVSKLSDFGICRILSNYENSSNNNTLFWKTDPKGTFVYMDPEFLASGELTPKSDVYSFGIILLRLLTGRPALGITKEVKYAVDTGKLTSLLDPLAGDWPFVQAEQLAHLALRCCEMNRKSRPDLHSDVWRILDAMRASSGGTNSFGLSSEGPHQPPSYFICPIFQEVMRDPHVAADGFTYEAEAIRGWLDSGHDTSPMTNSTLSHQNLVPNRGLRSAIQDWLQSH; this is encoded by the exons ATGGCAATACAAAGAAACGGTTCTGTGAGTTCGGTTCGCGAAGTCGGGGGAGAAATTGAAGAGGAACCCAATACAGGTGTGGTTAATGAGGCAATCTATGTTGCTGTGTCAAAGGATGTAAAAGAGAGTAAATTGAATTTGATATGGGCAATACAGAATTCTGGAGGAAAGAAGATCTGTATCCTTTATGTTCATGTACCTGCAACAATGATCCCTTTGA tGGGTGCTAAATTTCCTGCAAGTTCATTGAAAGATCAGGAAGTCCAAGCTTTCCGGGAAATTGAAAGGCAAAACATGCATAAGACTCTGGATGAATATCTTCGTATCTGTCAGCGGATGGGG GTGCGAGCAGAAAAACTGCATATTGAAATGGATAACATTGAAAAAGGAATTATAGAACTTATCTCCCAGTATGGTATCCGGAAGCTTATTATGGGAGCAGCATCTGATAAGAATTATTCTAG GAGAATGATGGACCTCAGATCTAGGAAAGCCATCTATGTATGCGAACAAGCTCCAGCTTCTTGCCATATACAGTTTATCTGCAAAGGCCACCTTATACACACAAG GGATCGTAGTTTAGATGAACGAAACGTAGAGATTGCATCTCCTTTGACACCACAAGTGCCAAACTCTGTGAGATCTTTGAGATCTCAATCTATTACATTGGGGCAGAATCACAGGACAGATTCAAGTAGTTCTATTCAAGAGTTATTTCGCAGAGCGAGGTCTGCCAATGATGTACAGAGAGCAAGCATATCTTCTCCAAATGACACTGAAGGGTTTTCAACTCCTTCTAACAGGCGAGGTACAGAAGTAAGTTCTGATGACTCCGATACGATTTCAAGGACGAGTCCTTCAGGTTTGTCGACATTCTCTGATAGTGCAGTTGAACCAGCAGTGACCCCAAATTTGGTCGCCGAGAGCAGTATGAATGCATTAGACTTGACTTTTAGTCGGCTGGATATAAAGGAGGATCTCCATCGTATATCGCCTCCAAGTGTCCTG GATGGTGGAGTAAACGATACGCTCTATGACCAACTTGAACAGGCTATGTCTGAGGCTAATAATGCTACTCGACATGCATATCAAGAAACTTTCAGACGCGGGAAAGCTGAAAAAGATGCCATTGAAGCTATACGCCGG GCTAAAGTTTCCGAAAGCTTATATACAGAGGAGTTGAATCAGAGGAAAATGGTGGAGGAAGAActagaaaaggaaaaagaagaagTTGAGAGTGTGATGAGGCAGAGAGACAAAGTTAATGAAGAACTCCAACTTGCCCTGGATCTGAAGTCATCACTAGAGAGTCAACTTGCATCGTCTGAAGTTATGATACAGGAGTTGGAACAGAAGATTATATCGGCTGTGGAACTGTTACAAAGCTACAAGAATGAACGAGATGAGTTGCAGATGCAACGCGATAATGCATTGAGAGAGGCTGAAGATCTGAGGAAAAAACAAGGCGAGGGCTCGAGCTCCTACGTTGCTCAATTGTTCTCAGAATTCTCTTTTTCAGAAATTGAAGAAGCAACAAGTAACTTCAATCCATCCCTAAAGATCGGAGAAGGTGGATATGGAAATATATTTAAAGGTCTCCTCCGTCACACCGAAGTTGCTATAAAAGTGTTGCACGCCAACAGCATGCAAGGACCATTGGAGTTTCAGCAGGAG GTGGATGTATTGAGTAAGCTAAGGCATCCCAATCTGATCACTCTTATAGGAGCCTGTCCAGAATCTTGGTCTCTTGTCTATGAGTATTTACCAAATGGAAGTCTTGAAGACCGTCTTGCCTGCAAGGATAACACACCTCCATTATCATGGCAAACGCGGATTCGTATTGCTGCAGAACTCTGCTCCGCTCTTATCTTTCTTCATTCGAGTAAACCTCACAGCATAGTACATGGTGACTTGAAACCCTCCAATATCATCCTAGATGCAAACCTTGTCAGTAAGCTTAGCGACTTTGGAATCTGTCGCATATTATCAAATTACGAGAATTCTAGTAATAATAACACACTGTTTTGGAAAACCGATCCAAAAGGGACTTTTGTCTATATGGATCCGGAATTCCTTGCTTCCGGTGAACTCACTCCAAAGTCAGACGTTTATTCATTTGGAATCATATTGTTGAGATTGTTGACCGGGAGACCAGCTTTGGGAATAACTAAGGAAGTGAAATATGCCGTAGATACCGGAAAGTTGACATCTTTATTGGATCCTTTGGCTGGAGACTGGCCATTTGTGCAGGCTGAGCAGTTGGCTCACTTGGCTTTGCGGTGTTGTGAGATGAATAGGAAGAGTCGTCCGGACCTTCATTCAGATGTCTGGAGGATATTGGATGCAATGAGGGCTTCTTCTGGAGGCACAAACTCCTTTGGTCTAAGTTCTGAAGGGCCTCACCAACCTCCTTCATATTTTATCTGTCCAATCTTCCAG GAAGTCATGCGAGATCCACATGTAGCTGCAGATGGTTTTACTTACGAAGCGGAGGCTATCCGAGGATGGCTCGACAGTGGTCATGACACTTCACCGATGACAAATAGTACGCTTTCACATCAGAATCTTGTCCCCAACCGCGGTCTTCGCTCCGCGATCCAGGATTGGCTTCAAAGCCACTGA
- the LOC123889284 gene encoding U-box domain-containing protein 33-like isoform X3, with protein MAIQRNGSVSSVREVGGEIEEEPNTGVVNEAIYVAVSKDVKESKLNLIWAIQNSGGKKICILYVHVPATMIPLMGAKFPASSLKDQEVQAFREIERQNMHKTLDEYLRICQRMGVRAEKLHIEMDNIEKGIIELISQYGIRKLIMGAASDKNYSRRMMDLRSRKAIYVCEQAPASCHIQFICKGHLIHTRDRSLDERNVEIASPLTPQVPNSVRSLRSQSITLGQNHRTDSSSSIQELFRRARSANDVQRASISSPNDTEGFSTPSNRRGTEVSSDDSDTISRTSPSGLSTFSDSAVEPAVTPNLVAESSMNALDLTFSRLDIKEDLHRISPPSVLQDGGVNDTLYDQLEQAMSEANNATRHAYQETFRRGKAEKDAIEAIRRAKVSESLYTEELNQRKMVEEELEKEKEEVESVMRQRDKVNEELQLALDLKSSLESQLASSEVMIQELEQKIISAVELLQSYKNERDELQMQRDNALREAEDLRKKQGEGSSSYVAQLFSEFSFSEIEEATSNFNPSLKIGEGGYGNIFKGLLRHTEVAIKVLHANSMQGPLEFQQEVDVLSKLRHPNLITLIGACPESWSLVYEYLPNGSLEDRLACKDNTPPLSWQTRIRIAAELCSALIFLHSSKPHSIVHGDLKPSNIILDANLVSKLSDFGICRILSNYENSSNNNTLFWKTDPKGTFVYMDPEFLASGELTPKSDVYSFGIILLRLLTGRPALGITKEVKYAVDTGKLTSLLDPLAGDWPFVQAEQLAHLALRCCEMNRKSRPDLHSDVWRILDAMRASSGGTNSFGLSSEGPHQPPSYFICPIFQEVMRDPHVAADGFTYEAEAIRGWLDSGHDTSPMTNSTLSHQNLVPNRGLRSAIQDWLQSH; from the exons ATGGCAATACAAAGAAACGGTTCTGTGAGTTCGGTTCGCGAAGTCGGGGGAGAAATTGAAGAGGAACCCAATACAGGTGTGGTTAATGAGGCAATCTATGTTGCTGTGTCAAAGGATGTAAAAGAGAGTAAATTGAATTTGATATGGGCAATACAGAATTCTGGAGGAAAGAAGATCTGTATCCTTTATGTTCATGTACCTGCAACAATGATCCCTTTGA tGGGTGCTAAATTTCCTGCAAGTTCATTGAAAGATCAGGAAGTCCAAGCTTTCCGGGAAATTGAAAGGCAAAACATGCATAAGACTCTGGATGAATATCTTCGTATCTGTCAGCGGATGGGG GTGCGAGCAGAAAAACTGCATATTGAAATGGATAACATTGAAAAAGGAATTATAGAACTTATCTCCCAGTATGGTATCCGGAAGCTTATTATGGGAGCAGCATCTGATAAGAATTATTCTAG GAGAATGATGGACCTCAGATCTAGGAAAGCCATCTATGTATGCGAACAAGCTCCAGCTTCTTGCCATATACAGTTTATCTGCAAAGGCCACCTTATACACACAAG GGATCGTAGTTTAGATGAACGAAACGTAGAGATTGCATCTCCTTTGACACCACAAGTGCCAAACTCTGTGAGATCTTTGAGATCTCAATCTATTACATTGGGGCAGAATCACAGGACAGATTCAAGTAGTTCTATTCAAGAGTTATTTCGCAGAGCGAGGTCTGCCAATGATGTACAGAGAGCAAGCATATCTTCTCCAAATGACACTGAAGGGTTTTCAACTCCTTCTAACAGGCGAGGTACAGAAGTAAGTTCTGATGACTCCGATACGATTTCAAGGACGAGTCCTTCAGGTTTGTCGACATTCTCTGATAGTGCAGTTGAACCAGCAGTGACCCCAAATTTGGTCGCCGAGAGCAGTATGAATGCATTAGACTTGACTTTTAGTCGGCTGGATATAAAGGAGGATCTCCATCGTATATCGCCTCCAAGTGTCCTG CAGGATGGTGGAGTAAACGATACGCTCTATGACCAACTTGAACAGGCTATGTCTGAGGCTAATAATGCTACTCGACATGCATATCAAGAAACTTTCAGACGCGGGAAAGCTGAAAAAGATGCCATTGAAGCTATACGCCGG GCTAAAGTTTCCGAAAGCTTATATACAGAGGAGTTGAATCAGAGGAAAATGGTGGAGGAAGAActagaaaaggaaaaagaagaagTTGAGAGTGTGATGAGGCAGAGAGACAAAGTTAATGAAGAACTCCAACTTGCCCTGGATCTGAAGTCATCACTAGAGAGTCAACTTGCATCGTCTGAAGTTATGATACAGGAGTTGGAACAGAAGATTATATCGGCTGTGGAACTGTTACAAAGCTACAAGAATGAACGAGATGAGTTGCAGATGCAACGCGATAATGCATTGAGAGAGGCTGAAGATCTGAGGAAAAAACAAGGCGAGGGCTCGAGCTCCTACGTTGCTCAATTGTTCTCAGAATTCTCTTTTTCAGAAATTGAAGAAGCAACAAGTAACTTCAATCCATCCCTAAAGATCGGAGAAGGTGGATATGGAAATATATTTAAAGGTCTCCTCCGTCACACCGAAGTTGCTATAAAAGTGTTGCACGCCAACAGCATGCAAGGACCATTGGAGTTTCAGCAGGAG GTGGATGTATTGAGTAAGCTAAGGCATCCCAATCTGATCACTCTTATAGGAGCCTGTCCAGAATCTTGGTCTCTTGTCTATGAGTATTTACCAAATGGAAGTCTTGAAGACCGTCTTGCCTGCAAGGATAACACACCTCCATTATCATGGCAAACGCGGATTCGTATTGCTGCAGAACTCTGCTCCGCTCTTATCTTTCTTCATTCGAGTAAACCTCACAGCATAGTACATGGTGACTTGAAACCCTCCAATATCATCCTAGATGCAAACCTTGTCAGTAAGCTTAGCGACTTTGGAATCTGTCGCATATTATCAAATTACGAGAATTCTAGTAATAATAACACACTGTTTTGGAAAACCGATCCAAAAGGGACTTTTGTCTATATGGATCCGGAATTCCTTGCTTCCGGTGAACTCACTCCAAAGTCAGACGTTTATTCATTTGGAATCATATTGTTGAGATTGTTGACCGGGAGACCAGCTTTGGGAATAACTAAGGAAGTGAAATATGCCGTAGATACCGGAAAGTTGACATCTTTATTGGATCCTTTGGCTGGAGACTGGCCATTTGTGCAGGCTGAGCAGTTGGCTCACTTGGCTTTGCGGTGTTGTGAGATGAATAGGAAGAGTCGTCCGGACCTTCATTCAGATGTCTGGAGGATATTGGATGCAATGAGGGCTTCTTCTGGAGGCACAAACTCCTTTGGTCTAAGTTCTGAAGGGCCTCACCAACCTCCTTCATATTTTATCTGTCCAATCTTCCAG GAAGTCATGCGAGATCCACATGTAGCTGCAGATGGTTTTACTTACGAAGCGGAGGCTATCCGAGGATGGCTCGACAGTGGTCATGACACTTCACCGATGACAAATAGTACGCTTTCACATCAGAATCTTGTCCCCAACCGCGGTCTTCGCTCCGCGATCCAGGATTGGCTTCAAAGCCACTGA
- the LOC123889284 gene encoding U-box domain-containing protein 33-like isoform X1, whose amino-acid sequence MAIQRNGSVSSVREVGGEIEEEPNTGVVNEAIYVAVSKDVKESKLNLIWAIQNSGGKKICILYVHVPATMIPLMGAKFPASSLKDQEVQAFREIERQNMHKTLDEYLRICQRMGIQVRAEKLHIEMDNIEKGIIELISQYGIRKLIMGAASDKNYSRRMMDLRSRKAIYVCEQAPASCHIQFICKGHLIHTRDRSLDERNVEIASPLTPQVPNSVRSLRSQSITLGQNHRTDSSSSIQELFRRARSANDVQRASISSPNDTEGFSTPSNRRGTEVSSDDSDTISRTSPSGLSTFSDSAVEPAVTPNLVAESSMNALDLTFSRLDIKEDLHRISPPSVLQDGGVNDTLYDQLEQAMSEANNATRHAYQETFRRGKAEKDAIEAIRRAKVSESLYTEELNQRKMVEEELEKEKEEVESVMRQRDKVNEELQLALDLKSSLESQLASSEVMIQELEQKIISAVELLQSYKNERDELQMQRDNALREAEDLRKKQGEGSSSYVAQLFSEFSFSEIEEATSNFNPSLKIGEGGYGNIFKGLLRHTEVAIKVLHANSMQGPLEFQQEVDVLSKLRHPNLITLIGACPESWSLVYEYLPNGSLEDRLACKDNTPPLSWQTRIRIAAELCSALIFLHSSKPHSIVHGDLKPSNIILDANLVSKLSDFGICRILSNYENSSNNNTLFWKTDPKGTFVYMDPEFLASGELTPKSDVYSFGIILLRLLTGRPALGITKEVKYAVDTGKLTSLLDPLAGDWPFVQAEQLAHLALRCCEMNRKSRPDLHSDVWRILDAMRASSGGTNSFGLSSEGPHQPPSYFICPIFQEVMRDPHVAADGFTYEAEAIRGWLDSGHDTSPMTNSTLSHQNLVPNRGLRSAIQDWLQSH is encoded by the exons ATGGCAATACAAAGAAACGGTTCTGTGAGTTCGGTTCGCGAAGTCGGGGGAGAAATTGAAGAGGAACCCAATACAGGTGTGGTTAATGAGGCAATCTATGTTGCTGTGTCAAAGGATGTAAAAGAGAGTAAATTGAATTTGATATGGGCAATACAGAATTCTGGAGGAAAGAAGATCTGTATCCTTTATGTTCATGTACCTGCAACAATGATCCCTTTGA tGGGTGCTAAATTTCCTGCAAGTTCATTGAAAGATCAGGAAGTCCAAGCTTTCCGGGAAATTGAAAGGCAAAACATGCATAAGACTCTGGATGAATATCTTCGTATCTGTCAGCGGATGGGG ATACAGGTGCGAGCAGAAAAACTGCATATTGAAATGGATAACATTGAAAAAGGAATTATAGAACTTATCTCCCAGTATGGTATCCGGAAGCTTATTATGGGAGCAGCATCTGATAAGAATTATTCTAG GAGAATGATGGACCTCAGATCTAGGAAAGCCATCTATGTATGCGAACAAGCTCCAGCTTCTTGCCATATACAGTTTATCTGCAAAGGCCACCTTATACACACAAG GGATCGTAGTTTAGATGAACGAAACGTAGAGATTGCATCTCCTTTGACACCACAAGTGCCAAACTCTGTGAGATCTTTGAGATCTCAATCTATTACATTGGGGCAGAATCACAGGACAGATTCAAGTAGTTCTATTCAAGAGTTATTTCGCAGAGCGAGGTCTGCCAATGATGTACAGAGAGCAAGCATATCTTCTCCAAATGACACTGAAGGGTTTTCAACTCCTTCTAACAGGCGAGGTACAGAAGTAAGTTCTGATGACTCCGATACGATTTCAAGGACGAGTCCTTCAGGTTTGTCGACATTCTCTGATAGTGCAGTTGAACCAGCAGTGACCCCAAATTTGGTCGCCGAGAGCAGTATGAATGCATTAGACTTGACTTTTAGTCGGCTGGATATAAAGGAGGATCTCCATCGTATATCGCCTCCAAGTGTCCTG CAGGATGGTGGAGTAAACGATACGCTCTATGACCAACTTGAACAGGCTATGTCTGAGGCTAATAATGCTACTCGACATGCATATCAAGAAACTTTCAGACGCGGGAAAGCTGAAAAAGATGCCATTGAAGCTATACGCCGG GCTAAAGTTTCCGAAAGCTTATATACAGAGGAGTTGAATCAGAGGAAAATGGTGGAGGAAGAActagaaaaggaaaaagaagaagTTGAGAGTGTGATGAGGCAGAGAGACAAAGTTAATGAAGAACTCCAACTTGCCCTGGATCTGAAGTCATCACTAGAGAGTCAACTTGCATCGTCTGAAGTTATGATACAGGAGTTGGAACAGAAGATTATATCGGCTGTGGAACTGTTACAAAGCTACAAGAATGAACGAGATGAGTTGCAGATGCAACGCGATAATGCATTGAGAGAGGCTGAAGATCTGAGGAAAAAACAAGGCGAGGGCTCGAGCTCCTACGTTGCTCAATTGTTCTCAGAATTCTCTTTTTCAGAAATTGAAGAAGCAACAAGTAACTTCAATCCATCCCTAAAGATCGGAGAAGGTGGATATGGAAATATATTTAAAGGTCTCCTCCGTCACACCGAAGTTGCTATAAAAGTGTTGCACGCCAACAGCATGCAAGGACCATTGGAGTTTCAGCAGGAG GTGGATGTATTGAGTAAGCTAAGGCATCCCAATCTGATCACTCTTATAGGAGCCTGTCCAGAATCTTGGTCTCTTGTCTATGAGTATTTACCAAATGGAAGTCTTGAAGACCGTCTTGCCTGCAAGGATAACACACCTCCATTATCATGGCAAACGCGGATTCGTATTGCTGCAGAACTCTGCTCCGCTCTTATCTTTCTTCATTCGAGTAAACCTCACAGCATAGTACATGGTGACTTGAAACCCTCCAATATCATCCTAGATGCAAACCTTGTCAGTAAGCTTAGCGACTTTGGAATCTGTCGCATATTATCAAATTACGAGAATTCTAGTAATAATAACACACTGTTTTGGAAAACCGATCCAAAAGGGACTTTTGTCTATATGGATCCGGAATTCCTTGCTTCCGGTGAACTCACTCCAAAGTCAGACGTTTATTCATTTGGAATCATATTGTTGAGATTGTTGACCGGGAGACCAGCTTTGGGAATAACTAAGGAAGTGAAATATGCCGTAGATACCGGAAAGTTGACATCTTTATTGGATCCTTTGGCTGGAGACTGGCCATTTGTGCAGGCTGAGCAGTTGGCTCACTTGGCTTTGCGGTGTTGTGAGATGAATAGGAAGAGTCGTCCGGACCTTCATTCAGATGTCTGGAGGATATTGGATGCAATGAGGGCTTCTTCTGGAGGCACAAACTCCTTTGGTCTAAGTTCTGAAGGGCCTCACCAACCTCCTTCATATTTTATCTGTCCAATCTTCCAG GAAGTCATGCGAGATCCACATGTAGCTGCAGATGGTTTTACTTACGAAGCGGAGGCTATCCGAGGATGGCTCGACAGTGGTCATGACACTTCACCGATGACAAATAGTACGCTTTCACATCAGAATCTTGTCCCCAACCGCGGTCTTCGCTCCGCGATCCAGGATTGGCTTCAAAGCCACTGA